In a single window of the Cucumis melo cultivar AY chromosome 11, USDA_Cmelo_AY_1.0, whole genome shotgun sequence genome:
- the LOC103498814 gene encoding probable helicase CHR10 isoform X2, with product MRIVDSRLANFFFLVMGLGKTLQAISFLSYLKVHQISPTPFLVLCPLSVTDGWVSEIVKFAPCLKVLQYVGDKETRRNARRRMFEHATEQPVSDVLFPFDILLTTYDIALMDQDFLSQIPWQYAVIDEAQRLKNPSSVLYNVLLERFLIPRRLLMTGTPIQNNLSELWALLHFCMPSVFGTLDQFISTFKDSGDLTLGHGKINGHEHFKSLKYVLSVFLLRRTKAKLSESGVLLLPPLTETTVMVPLVNLQRKVYMSLLRKELPKLLAVSAGSSNQQSLQNIVIQLRKACSHPYLFPGIEPEPYEEGEHLVQASGKLVVLDQLLQKLHESRHRVLLFAQMTHTLDILQDFLELRSFSYERLDGSIRAEERFAAIRSFSSNNAGGSSQNTCNDAFVFLISTRAGGVGLNLVSADTVIFYEQDWNPQVDKQALQRAHRIGQINHVLSINLVTSQTVEEVIMRRAERKLQLSQKVVGEDYIDQDAEDIVVNETSDLRSIIFGLHVFDQGQVDNEKSGEFEVSNVSAMAEKVIALRHKKLSNKDDTRFFINPTTFSNGCDISIYEGTTSLNFDPGLDEVSYRSWIEKFKEATPSGANQIMELEDRKTLSRDKSLKLQAAKKKAEEKKLSKWEALGYHSLSVEDPILPNDGDLISDAGSVYFVYGDCTHPSATVNCISEPTIIFSCVDDSGSWGHGGMFDALAKLSESVPSAYERASEFGDLHLGDLHLIKLDDNKQQSDNAPQWVALAVVQSYNPRRKVPRSKISLPDLENCISKASSSAAQHSASIHMPRIGYQDGSDRSEWYTVERLLRKYASIYNVKVYVYYYRRTS from the exons ATGCGCATTGTTGATTCACGGCTagcaaactttttttttttggtg ATGGGGTTGGGCAAAACCTTGCAAGCCATTTCTTTTCTTAGTTATTTGAAGGTCCATCAGATATCACCTACACCATTTT TGGTATTATGCCCTCTCAGCGTGACAGATGGTTGGGTATCAGAAATTGTCAAATTTGCTCCATGCTTAAAAGTTCTTCAATATGTTGGAGATAAAGAAACCAGAAGAAATGCACGCAGGCGTATGTTTGAGCATGCAACTGAGCAACCAGTATCTGAT GTGCTGTTTCCTTTCGACATTTTGTTGACAACATATGACATAGCATTGATGGACCAGGATTTCCTTTCTCAGATACCTTGGCAATATGCTGTCATTGATGAAGCACAGAGACTTAAAAACCCTTCAAGT GTTCTGTACAATGTACTTCTAGAGCGTTTTCTTATCCCAAGGCGGTTATTGATGACTGGAACTCCTATTCAGAACAATCTCAGCGAACTTTGGGCTTTATTGCATTTTTGCATGCCTTCAGTCTTTGGTACACTTGATCAATTTATTTCTACGTTCAAGGACTCTGGAGATCTTACTTTAG GTCATGGAAAAATAAATGGACATGAACATTTTAAGAGTTTAAAGTATGTACTATCAGTCTTCCTTCTAAGAAGAACAAAAGCCAAGCTTAGTGAATCTGGAGTTCTGTTGCTACCACCTCTTACTGAGACAACGGT GATGGTACCTTTGGTTAACCTTCAAAGGAAGGTCTACATGTCATTATTGAGGAAGGAGCTGCCTAAACTACTTGCCGTTTCGGCTGGATCCTCAAACCAGCAATCTTTGCAGAATATT GTGATTCAACTTCGAAAAGCTTGTAGCCATCCTTATCTGTTTCCTGGTATTGAGCCCGAACCTTATGAGGAAGGAGAGCACCTGGTTCAG GCTAGTGGCAAGCTTGTGGTTCTCGATCAACTACTTCAAAAACTGCATGAATCTCGACACCGTGTCCTCTTATTTGCTCAAATGACTCATACGCTTGATATATTACAG GACTTCCTGGAGTTGCGGAGCTTTTCCTATGAGCGTCTTGACGGATCAATTCGAGCTGAGGAGCGTTTTGCTGCTATCAGGAGCTTCAGCTCGAACAATGCTGGGGGAAGTTCTCAAAATACCTGTAATGAtgcttttgtttttttgatCTCCACAAGAGCCGGGGGAGTTGGTTTGAATCTAGTGTCGGCTGATACT GTTATATTCTATGAACAAGATTGGAATCCACAGGTGGACAAGCAAGCTTTACAAAGGGCACATCGAATTGGTCAAATAAATCATGTGTTGTCTATAAACCTAGTTACATCCCAAACTGTCGAAGAA GTTATTATGCGAAGGGCAGAAAGGAAGTTGCAACTTAGCCAAAAGGTTGTAGGTGAAGATTATATTGATCAGGATGCAGAAGATATTGTAGTGAATGAAACTAGTGACTTGCGATCTATCATATTTGGGTTACATGTTTTTGATCAGGGCCAAGTAGACAATGAAAAATCAGGAGAGTTTGAGGTGTCAAATGTCAGTGCCATGGCTGAAAAAGTCATTGCTCTGCGCCATAAAAAACTATCAAACAAGGATGATACAAGATTTTTTATTAATCCAACGACTTTTTCAAATGGTTGTGATATTTCTATCTACGAAGGTACTACCTCTCTCAATTTTGACCCAGGCCTTGATGAGGTGTCATATCGCTCTTGGATAGAGAAGTTCAAGGAAGCAACTCCTTCTGGTGCTAACCAAATCATGGAGTTGGAAGACCGGAAAACTTTATCTAGAGATAAGAGTCTAAAACTTCAGGCGGCAAAGAAGAAAGCAGAGGAAAAGAAGCTATCTAAATGGGAAGCCCTTGGATACCATTCATTATCTGTTGAAGATCCAATCCTACCTAATGACGGTGATCTAATTTCAGATGCTGGCTCTGTTTACTTTGTCTATGGAGATTGCACACATCCATCAGCGACAGTGAATTGTATATCTGAGCCTACCATCATATTCAG TTGTGTTGATGATTCCGGAAGCTGGGGGCATGGTGGAATGTTTGACGCGCTAGCAAAACTTTCTGAAAGCGTCCCTTCTGCATATGAACGAGCTTCTGAATTTGGGGATCTACACCTTGGTGATCTTCATCTCATAAAACTTG ATGATAACAAACAACAGAGTGATAATGCTCCTCAATGGGTTGCTTTGGCTGTTGTACAATCTTATAATCCAAGGCGAAAAGTCCCAAGAAGCAAGATTTCTCTTCCAGATTTGGAGAACTGCATATCAAAGGCATCATCCTCAGCAGCACAACATTCTG CTTCAATCCACATGCCACGGATTGGTTACCAAGACGGATCAGATCGCTCCGAGTGGTACACCGTGGAACGTCTACTCCGAAAATATGCTTCCATCTACAACGTTAAAGTCTATGT GTACTACTACCGAAGGACATCTTAG
- the LOC103498814 gene encoding probable helicase CHR10 isoform X3: MHKLSMNYEQMGLGKTLQAISFLSYLKVHQISPTPFLVLCPLSVTDGWVSEIVKFAPCLKVLQYVGDKETRRNARRRMFEHATEQPVSDVLFPFDILLTTYDIALMDQDFLSQIPWQYAVIDEAQRLKNPSSVLYNVLLERFLIPRRLLMTGTPIQNNLSELWALLHFCMPSVFGTLDQFISTFKDSGDLTLGHGKINGHEHFKSLKYVLSVFLLRRTKAKLSESGVLLLPPLTETTVMVPLVNLQRKVYMSLLRKELPKLLAVSAGSSNQQSLQNIVIQLRKACSHPYLFPGIEPEPYEEGEHLVQASGKLVVLDQLLQKLHESRHRVLLFAQMTHTLDILQDFLELRSFSYERLDGSIRAEERFAAIRSFSSNNAGGSSQNTCNDAFVFLISTRAGGVGLNLVSADTVIFYEQDWNPQVDKQALQRAHRIGQINHVLSINLVTSQTVEEVIMRRAERKLQLSQKVVGEDYIDQDAEDIVVNETSDLRSIIFGLHVFDQGQVDNEKSGEFEVSNVSAMAEKVIALRHKKLSNKDDTRFFINPTTFSNGCDISIYEGTTSLNFDPGLDEVSYRSWIEKFKEATPSGANQIMELEDRKTLSRDKSLKLQAAKKKAEEKKLSKWEALGYHSLSVEDPILPNDGDLISDAGSVYFVYGDCTHPSATVNCISEPTIIFSCVDDSGSWGHGGMFDALAKLSESVPSAYERASEFGDLHLGDLHLIKLDDNKQQSDNAPQWVALAVVQSYNPRRKVPRSKISLPDLENCISKASSSAAQHSASIHMPRIGYQDGSDRSEWYTVERLLRKYASIYNVKVYVYYYRRTS; this comes from the exons ATGCACAAACT CTCTATGAATTATGAACAGATGGGGTTGGGCAAAACCTTGCAAGCCATTTCTTTTCTTAGTTATTTGAAGGTCCATCAGATATCACCTACACCATTTT TGGTATTATGCCCTCTCAGCGTGACAGATGGTTGGGTATCAGAAATTGTCAAATTTGCTCCATGCTTAAAAGTTCTTCAATATGTTGGAGATAAAGAAACCAGAAGAAATGCACGCAGGCGTATGTTTGAGCATGCAACTGAGCAACCAGTATCTGAT GTGCTGTTTCCTTTCGACATTTTGTTGACAACATATGACATAGCATTGATGGACCAGGATTTCCTTTCTCAGATACCTTGGCAATATGCTGTCATTGATGAAGCACAGAGACTTAAAAACCCTTCAAGT GTTCTGTACAATGTACTTCTAGAGCGTTTTCTTATCCCAAGGCGGTTATTGATGACTGGAACTCCTATTCAGAACAATCTCAGCGAACTTTGGGCTTTATTGCATTTTTGCATGCCTTCAGTCTTTGGTACACTTGATCAATTTATTTCTACGTTCAAGGACTCTGGAGATCTTACTTTAG GTCATGGAAAAATAAATGGACATGAACATTTTAAGAGTTTAAAGTATGTACTATCAGTCTTCCTTCTAAGAAGAACAAAAGCCAAGCTTAGTGAATCTGGAGTTCTGTTGCTACCACCTCTTACTGAGACAACGGT GATGGTACCTTTGGTTAACCTTCAAAGGAAGGTCTACATGTCATTATTGAGGAAGGAGCTGCCTAAACTACTTGCCGTTTCGGCTGGATCCTCAAACCAGCAATCTTTGCAGAATATT GTGATTCAACTTCGAAAAGCTTGTAGCCATCCTTATCTGTTTCCTGGTATTGAGCCCGAACCTTATGAGGAAGGAGAGCACCTGGTTCAG GCTAGTGGCAAGCTTGTGGTTCTCGATCAACTACTTCAAAAACTGCATGAATCTCGACACCGTGTCCTCTTATTTGCTCAAATGACTCATACGCTTGATATATTACAG GACTTCCTGGAGTTGCGGAGCTTTTCCTATGAGCGTCTTGACGGATCAATTCGAGCTGAGGAGCGTTTTGCTGCTATCAGGAGCTTCAGCTCGAACAATGCTGGGGGAAGTTCTCAAAATACCTGTAATGAtgcttttgtttttttgatCTCCACAAGAGCCGGGGGAGTTGGTTTGAATCTAGTGTCGGCTGATACT GTTATATTCTATGAACAAGATTGGAATCCACAGGTGGACAAGCAAGCTTTACAAAGGGCACATCGAATTGGTCAAATAAATCATGTGTTGTCTATAAACCTAGTTACATCCCAAACTGTCGAAGAA GTTATTATGCGAAGGGCAGAAAGGAAGTTGCAACTTAGCCAAAAGGTTGTAGGTGAAGATTATATTGATCAGGATGCAGAAGATATTGTAGTGAATGAAACTAGTGACTTGCGATCTATCATATTTGGGTTACATGTTTTTGATCAGGGCCAAGTAGACAATGAAAAATCAGGAGAGTTTGAGGTGTCAAATGTCAGTGCCATGGCTGAAAAAGTCATTGCTCTGCGCCATAAAAAACTATCAAACAAGGATGATACAAGATTTTTTATTAATCCAACGACTTTTTCAAATGGTTGTGATATTTCTATCTACGAAGGTACTACCTCTCTCAATTTTGACCCAGGCCTTGATGAGGTGTCATATCGCTCTTGGATAGAGAAGTTCAAGGAAGCAACTCCTTCTGGTGCTAACCAAATCATGGAGTTGGAAGACCGGAAAACTTTATCTAGAGATAAGAGTCTAAAACTTCAGGCGGCAAAGAAGAAAGCAGAGGAAAAGAAGCTATCTAAATGGGAAGCCCTTGGATACCATTCATTATCTGTTGAAGATCCAATCCTACCTAATGACGGTGATCTAATTTCAGATGCTGGCTCTGTTTACTTTGTCTATGGAGATTGCACACATCCATCAGCGACAGTGAATTGTATATCTGAGCCTACCATCATATTCAG TTGTGTTGATGATTCCGGAAGCTGGGGGCATGGTGGAATGTTTGACGCGCTAGCAAAACTTTCTGAAAGCGTCCCTTCTGCATATGAACGAGCTTCTGAATTTGGGGATCTACACCTTGGTGATCTTCATCTCATAAAACTTG ATGATAACAAACAACAGAGTGATAATGCTCCTCAATGGGTTGCTTTGGCTGTTGTACAATCTTATAATCCAAGGCGAAAAGTCCCAAGAAGCAAGATTTCTCTTCCAGATTTGGAGAACTGCATATCAAAGGCATCATCCTCAGCAGCACAACATTCTG CTTCAATCCACATGCCACGGATTGGTTACCAAGACGGATCAGATCGCTCCGAGTGGTACACCGTGGAACGTCTACTCCGAAAATATGCTTCCATCTACAACGTTAAAGTCTATGT GTACTACTACCGAAGGACATCTTAG
- the LOC103498814 gene encoding probable helicase CHR10 isoform X4, whose amino-acid sequence MMGLGKTLQAISFLSYLKVHQISPTPFLVLCPLSVTDGWVSEIVKFAPCLKVLQYVGDKETRRNARRRMFEHATEQPVSDVLFPFDILLTTYDIALMDQDFLSQIPWQYAVIDEAQRLKNPSSVLYNVLLERFLIPRRLLMTGTPIQNNLSELWALLHFCMPSVFGTLDQFISTFKDSGDLTLGHGKINGHEHFKSLKYVLSVFLLRRTKAKLSESGVLLLPPLTETTVMVPLVNLQRKVYMSLLRKELPKLLAVSAGSSNQQSLQNIVIQLRKACSHPYLFPGIEPEPYEEGEHLVQASGKLVVLDQLLQKLHESRHRVLLFAQMTHTLDILQDFLELRSFSYERLDGSIRAEERFAAIRSFSSNNAGGSSQNTCNDAFVFLISTRAGGVGLNLVSADTVIFYEQDWNPQVDKQALQRAHRIGQINHVLSINLVTSQTVEEVIMRRAERKLQLSQKVVGEDYIDQDAEDIVVNETSDLRSIIFGLHVFDQGQVDNEKSGEFEVSNVSAMAEKVIALRHKKLSNKDDTRFFINPTTFSNGCDISIYEGTTSLNFDPGLDEVSYRSWIEKFKEATPSGANQIMELEDRKTLSRDKSLKLQAAKKKAEEKKLSKWEALGYHSLSVEDPILPNDGDLISDAGSVYFVYGDCTHPSATVNCISEPTIIFSCVDDSGSWGHGGMFDALAKLSESVPSAYERASEFGDLHLGDLHLIKLDDNKQQSDNAPQWVALAVVQSYNPRRKVPRSKISLPDLENCISKASSSAAQHSASIHMPRIGYQDGSDRSEWYTVERLLRKYASIYNVKVYVYYYRRTS is encoded by the exons ATG ATGGGGTTGGGCAAAACCTTGCAAGCCATTTCTTTTCTTAGTTATTTGAAGGTCCATCAGATATCACCTACACCATTTT TGGTATTATGCCCTCTCAGCGTGACAGATGGTTGGGTATCAGAAATTGTCAAATTTGCTCCATGCTTAAAAGTTCTTCAATATGTTGGAGATAAAGAAACCAGAAGAAATGCACGCAGGCGTATGTTTGAGCATGCAACTGAGCAACCAGTATCTGAT GTGCTGTTTCCTTTCGACATTTTGTTGACAACATATGACATAGCATTGATGGACCAGGATTTCCTTTCTCAGATACCTTGGCAATATGCTGTCATTGATGAAGCACAGAGACTTAAAAACCCTTCAAGT GTTCTGTACAATGTACTTCTAGAGCGTTTTCTTATCCCAAGGCGGTTATTGATGACTGGAACTCCTATTCAGAACAATCTCAGCGAACTTTGGGCTTTATTGCATTTTTGCATGCCTTCAGTCTTTGGTACACTTGATCAATTTATTTCTACGTTCAAGGACTCTGGAGATCTTACTTTAG GTCATGGAAAAATAAATGGACATGAACATTTTAAGAGTTTAAAGTATGTACTATCAGTCTTCCTTCTAAGAAGAACAAAAGCCAAGCTTAGTGAATCTGGAGTTCTGTTGCTACCACCTCTTACTGAGACAACGGT GATGGTACCTTTGGTTAACCTTCAAAGGAAGGTCTACATGTCATTATTGAGGAAGGAGCTGCCTAAACTACTTGCCGTTTCGGCTGGATCCTCAAACCAGCAATCTTTGCAGAATATT GTGATTCAACTTCGAAAAGCTTGTAGCCATCCTTATCTGTTTCCTGGTATTGAGCCCGAACCTTATGAGGAAGGAGAGCACCTGGTTCAG GCTAGTGGCAAGCTTGTGGTTCTCGATCAACTACTTCAAAAACTGCATGAATCTCGACACCGTGTCCTCTTATTTGCTCAAATGACTCATACGCTTGATATATTACAG GACTTCCTGGAGTTGCGGAGCTTTTCCTATGAGCGTCTTGACGGATCAATTCGAGCTGAGGAGCGTTTTGCTGCTATCAGGAGCTTCAGCTCGAACAATGCTGGGGGAAGTTCTCAAAATACCTGTAATGAtgcttttgtttttttgatCTCCACAAGAGCCGGGGGAGTTGGTTTGAATCTAGTGTCGGCTGATACT GTTATATTCTATGAACAAGATTGGAATCCACAGGTGGACAAGCAAGCTTTACAAAGGGCACATCGAATTGGTCAAATAAATCATGTGTTGTCTATAAACCTAGTTACATCCCAAACTGTCGAAGAA GTTATTATGCGAAGGGCAGAAAGGAAGTTGCAACTTAGCCAAAAGGTTGTAGGTGAAGATTATATTGATCAGGATGCAGAAGATATTGTAGTGAATGAAACTAGTGACTTGCGATCTATCATATTTGGGTTACATGTTTTTGATCAGGGCCAAGTAGACAATGAAAAATCAGGAGAGTTTGAGGTGTCAAATGTCAGTGCCATGGCTGAAAAAGTCATTGCTCTGCGCCATAAAAAACTATCAAACAAGGATGATACAAGATTTTTTATTAATCCAACGACTTTTTCAAATGGTTGTGATATTTCTATCTACGAAGGTACTACCTCTCTCAATTTTGACCCAGGCCTTGATGAGGTGTCATATCGCTCTTGGATAGAGAAGTTCAAGGAAGCAACTCCTTCTGGTGCTAACCAAATCATGGAGTTGGAAGACCGGAAAACTTTATCTAGAGATAAGAGTCTAAAACTTCAGGCGGCAAAGAAGAAAGCAGAGGAAAAGAAGCTATCTAAATGGGAAGCCCTTGGATACCATTCATTATCTGTTGAAGATCCAATCCTACCTAATGACGGTGATCTAATTTCAGATGCTGGCTCTGTTTACTTTGTCTATGGAGATTGCACACATCCATCAGCGACAGTGAATTGTATATCTGAGCCTACCATCATATTCAG TTGTGTTGATGATTCCGGAAGCTGGGGGCATGGTGGAATGTTTGACGCGCTAGCAAAACTTTCTGAAAGCGTCCCTTCTGCATATGAACGAGCTTCTGAATTTGGGGATCTACACCTTGGTGATCTTCATCTCATAAAACTTG ATGATAACAAACAACAGAGTGATAATGCTCCTCAATGGGTTGCTTTGGCTGTTGTACAATCTTATAATCCAAGGCGAAAAGTCCCAAGAAGCAAGATTTCTCTTCCAGATTTGGAGAACTGCATATCAAAGGCATCATCCTCAGCAGCACAACATTCTG CTTCAATCCACATGCCACGGATTGGTTACCAAGACGGATCAGATCGCTCCGAGTGGTACACCGTGGAACGTCTACTCCGAAAATATGCTTCCATCTACAACGTTAAAGTCTATGT GTACTACTACCGAAGGACATCTTAG
- the LOC103498814 gene encoding probable helicase CHR10 isoform X1 — MNYERRLKAAAKLILLHDSGSDNSSVSSSDFGVTATLKPYQIDGVQWLIRRYHLGVNVILGYKMGLGKTLQAISFLSYLKVHQISPTPFLVLCPLSVTDGWVSEIVKFAPCLKVLQYVGDKETRRNARRRMFEHATEQPVSDVLFPFDILLTTYDIALMDQDFLSQIPWQYAVIDEAQRLKNPSSVLYNVLLERFLIPRRLLMTGTPIQNNLSELWALLHFCMPSVFGTLDQFISTFKDSGDLTLGHGKINGHEHFKSLKYVLSVFLLRRTKAKLSESGVLLLPPLTETTVMVPLVNLQRKVYMSLLRKELPKLLAVSAGSSNQQSLQNIVIQLRKACSHPYLFPGIEPEPYEEGEHLVQASGKLVVLDQLLQKLHESRHRVLLFAQMTHTLDILQDFLELRSFSYERLDGSIRAEERFAAIRSFSSNNAGGSSQNTCNDAFVFLISTRAGGVGLNLVSADTVIFYEQDWNPQVDKQALQRAHRIGQINHVLSINLVTSQTVEEVIMRRAERKLQLSQKVVGEDYIDQDAEDIVVNETSDLRSIIFGLHVFDQGQVDNEKSGEFEVSNVSAMAEKVIALRHKKLSNKDDTRFFINPTTFSNGCDISIYEGTTSLNFDPGLDEVSYRSWIEKFKEATPSGANQIMELEDRKTLSRDKSLKLQAAKKKAEEKKLSKWEALGYHSLSVEDPILPNDGDLISDAGSVYFVYGDCTHPSATVNCISEPTIIFSCVDDSGSWGHGGMFDALAKLSESVPSAYERASEFGDLHLGDLHLIKLDDNKQQSDNAPQWVALAVVQSYNPRRKVPRSKISLPDLENCISKASSSAAQHSASIHMPRIGYQDGSDRSEWYTVERLLRKYASIYNVKVYVYYYRRTS, encoded by the exons ATGAATTACGAGAGAAGGCTAAAAGCGGCGGCGAAGCTCATACTTCTCCACGATTCTGGCTCCGACAACTCATCGGTATCCTCTTCAGATTTCGGAGTTACGGCGACTCTGAAACCCTACCAAATCGATGGAGTTCAATGGCTAATTCGGCGATATCATCTTGGGGTCAACGTCATTCTCGGTTACA AGATGGGGTTGGGCAAAACCTTGCAAGCCATTTCTTTTCTTAGTTATTTGAAGGTCCATCAGATATCACCTACACCATTTT TGGTATTATGCCCTCTCAGCGTGACAGATGGTTGGGTATCAGAAATTGTCAAATTTGCTCCATGCTTAAAAGTTCTTCAATATGTTGGAGATAAAGAAACCAGAAGAAATGCACGCAGGCGTATGTTTGAGCATGCAACTGAGCAACCAGTATCTGAT GTGCTGTTTCCTTTCGACATTTTGTTGACAACATATGACATAGCATTGATGGACCAGGATTTCCTTTCTCAGATACCTTGGCAATATGCTGTCATTGATGAAGCACAGAGACTTAAAAACCCTTCAAGT GTTCTGTACAATGTACTTCTAGAGCGTTTTCTTATCCCAAGGCGGTTATTGATGACTGGAACTCCTATTCAGAACAATCTCAGCGAACTTTGGGCTTTATTGCATTTTTGCATGCCTTCAGTCTTTGGTACACTTGATCAATTTATTTCTACGTTCAAGGACTCTGGAGATCTTACTTTAG GTCATGGAAAAATAAATGGACATGAACATTTTAAGAGTTTAAAGTATGTACTATCAGTCTTCCTTCTAAGAAGAACAAAAGCCAAGCTTAGTGAATCTGGAGTTCTGTTGCTACCACCTCTTACTGAGACAACGGT GATGGTACCTTTGGTTAACCTTCAAAGGAAGGTCTACATGTCATTATTGAGGAAGGAGCTGCCTAAACTACTTGCCGTTTCGGCTGGATCCTCAAACCAGCAATCTTTGCAGAATATT GTGATTCAACTTCGAAAAGCTTGTAGCCATCCTTATCTGTTTCCTGGTATTGAGCCCGAACCTTATGAGGAAGGAGAGCACCTGGTTCAG GCTAGTGGCAAGCTTGTGGTTCTCGATCAACTACTTCAAAAACTGCATGAATCTCGACACCGTGTCCTCTTATTTGCTCAAATGACTCATACGCTTGATATATTACAG GACTTCCTGGAGTTGCGGAGCTTTTCCTATGAGCGTCTTGACGGATCAATTCGAGCTGAGGAGCGTTTTGCTGCTATCAGGAGCTTCAGCTCGAACAATGCTGGGGGAAGTTCTCAAAATACCTGTAATGAtgcttttgtttttttgatCTCCACAAGAGCCGGGGGAGTTGGTTTGAATCTAGTGTCGGCTGATACT GTTATATTCTATGAACAAGATTGGAATCCACAGGTGGACAAGCAAGCTTTACAAAGGGCACATCGAATTGGTCAAATAAATCATGTGTTGTCTATAAACCTAGTTACATCCCAAACTGTCGAAGAA GTTATTATGCGAAGGGCAGAAAGGAAGTTGCAACTTAGCCAAAAGGTTGTAGGTGAAGATTATATTGATCAGGATGCAGAAGATATTGTAGTGAATGAAACTAGTGACTTGCGATCTATCATATTTGGGTTACATGTTTTTGATCAGGGCCAAGTAGACAATGAAAAATCAGGAGAGTTTGAGGTGTCAAATGTCAGTGCCATGGCTGAAAAAGTCATTGCTCTGCGCCATAAAAAACTATCAAACAAGGATGATACAAGATTTTTTATTAATCCAACGACTTTTTCAAATGGTTGTGATATTTCTATCTACGAAGGTACTACCTCTCTCAATTTTGACCCAGGCCTTGATGAGGTGTCATATCGCTCTTGGATAGAGAAGTTCAAGGAAGCAACTCCTTCTGGTGCTAACCAAATCATGGAGTTGGAAGACCGGAAAACTTTATCTAGAGATAAGAGTCTAAAACTTCAGGCGGCAAAGAAGAAAGCAGAGGAAAAGAAGCTATCTAAATGGGAAGCCCTTGGATACCATTCATTATCTGTTGAAGATCCAATCCTACCTAATGACGGTGATCTAATTTCAGATGCTGGCTCTGTTTACTTTGTCTATGGAGATTGCACACATCCATCAGCGACAGTGAATTGTATATCTGAGCCTACCATCATATTCAG TTGTGTTGATGATTCCGGAAGCTGGGGGCATGGTGGAATGTTTGACGCGCTAGCAAAACTTTCTGAAAGCGTCCCTTCTGCATATGAACGAGCTTCTGAATTTGGGGATCTACACCTTGGTGATCTTCATCTCATAAAACTTG ATGATAACAAACAACAGAGTGATAATGCTCCTCAATGGGTTGCTTTGGCTGTTGTACAATCTTATAATCCAAGGCGAAAAGTCCCAAGAAGCAAGATTTCTCTTCCAGATTTGGAGAACTGCATATCAAAGGCATCATCCTCAGCAGCACAACATTCTG CTTCAATCCACATGCCACGGATTGGTTACCAAGACGGATCAGATCGCTCCGAGTGGTACACCGTGGAACGTCTACTCCGAAAATATGCTTCCATCTACAACGTTAAAGTCTATGT GTACTACTACCGAAGGACATCTTAG